A genomic segment from Nematostella vectensis chromosome 6, jaNemVect1.1, whole genome shotgun sequence encodes:
- the LOC5515172 gene encoding PIH1 domain-containing protein 1: MADETLPEIDEAEFYRSLLLEQAMKTHQEEDKDFIEFFPDHGFVFKSKVTADAGVKKVFVNICTSEHIPKAKDISEQELAEILDSEDPMRYRVPLSLGEPHAEMDKSGNGCTVYDIVINPTFLKKVQENTFFKNFFLTVVFQGLEEKYGLDLDRSWTILKNKKYMGKPQMHYVRKKSKPVIMDLTNSADKEESSKSTSQLISTLEPSIPQPMYNILTEPSDDKPEFIVLEISLPGLKSIKDTALDVGEDRLLLHVDPNRYHLDLDLPHNVDVETCGAQFNKKTKLLTVTLAVKFQES; the protein is encoded by the exons atggcggacgaaaCACTTCCTGAAATCGACGAGGCGGAATTTTACCGAAGCTTGCTGCTAGAACAGGCCATGAAAACACACCAAGAGGAGGATAAAGACTTTATAGAGTTCTTCCCTGATCATGGCTTTGTCTTCAAGTCTAAAGTTACCGCCGATGCAGGAGTGAAAAAAGTATTCGTCAATATCTGCACATCTGAGCACATCCCAAAGGCGAAAGACATCTCTGAGCAAGAGCTCGCTGAAATCCTCGACTCTGAAGACCCGATGAGGTACCGTGTTCCACTCAGCCTTGGAGAGCCACACGCCGAGATGGATAAAAGTGGCAATG GTTGCACTGTTTATGACATTGTCATTAACCCAacatttttaaagaaagtgCAAGAAAACACATTTTTCAAAAACTTCTTCCTAACTGTGGTGTTCCAAGGGCTTGAAGAGAAATATGGCTTGGATTTAGACCGAAGTTGGACAAttttaaagaacaaaaaatatatgggAAAGCCACAAATGCATTATGTTAGAAAGAAAAGCAAACCTGTCATCATGGACTTGACAAATTCTGCGGACAAGGAGGAAAGCAGTAAATCAACATCTCAATTGATATCAACCCTGGAGCCAAGCATACCTCAGCCTATGTATAATATATTAACAGAACCATCTGATGACAAACCAGAGTTTATTGTACTTGAAATATCTTTACCAGGATTG AAATCCATCAAAGATACAGCACTAGATGTTGGCGAAGACAGACTACTATTACATGTTGATCCTAACAGATACCACCTTGATCTTGACCTTCCTCATAATGTTGACGTTGAGACATGTGGGGCACagttcaataaaaaaacaaag